A single genomic interval of Desulfovibrio sp. TomC harbors:
- a CDS encoding helix-turn-helix domain-containing protein: MTTDENENKAAGGPDAPATPAVPSEVVWLLREGHSPIRAWREHLGVTREELGRRLSVVAAAVTQLEARNARPRAATLKKVAAVLGINWELLQAAKPKK, translated from the coding sequence ATGACGACAGACGAGAATGAAAACAAGGCGGCCGGTGGGCCGGACGCGCCGGCAACACCGGCTGTGCCAAGCGAAGTGGTCTGGCTCTTGCGGGAAGGGCATTCCCCCATCCGGGCCTGGCGCGAACACCTGGGCGTCACCCGGGAAGAACTCGGCCGGCGCTTGTCCGTGGTCGCGGCCGCCGTGACCCAGCTCGAGGCCCGGAATGCCCGGCCCCGGGCGGCGACGCTTAAAAAAGTCGCGGCCGTGCTCGGCATCAATTGGGAATTGCTGCAGGCCGCCAAGCCGAAGAAGTAG
- a CDS encoding sigma-54-dependent transcriptional regulator, giving the protein MAHILLIDDDAILRETFGSLMRRLGHMLIWAGSMEEGRLALGRDRVDVVFLDLRLPDGYGLDLMEEIKAAPECPEVIIITGQEDPEGAALAIKSGAWDYIQKPLTPNRVTLPLTRALEYRAQKAARRPRAVLKREAIVGGGPAMEACLDLVAQAADSDASVLITGETGTGKELFARAIHVNSARSHSNFVVVDCAALPETLVESVLFGHVKGAFTGADRDRDGLFKLADGGTLFLDEIGELSPGIQKTFLRVLQDGRFRPVGSKHELSSDFRLVAATNRDLSVMAGIGSFREDLLYRLRTIVITLPPLRERPEDIKALASHYMNRLCERYGLPTKGFAEEFFQALAAYSWPGNVRDLFGTMERVLLQYRNEPVLYPKHLPDEIRLQVLRAAGVGESPEAFEPGLVETGGRSLAPWKAYRRQALETVERDYLTDLLRVSRGNVTRAAAISGLSPSRLYDLFRKYGLATRP; this is encoded by the coding sequence ATGGCCCACATTCTCCTCATCGACGACGACGCCATCCTGCGCGAGACCTTTGGCAGCCTCATGCGCCGGCTTGGGCATATGCTCATCTGGGCCGGGTCCATGGAAGAAGGGCGTCTGGCGCTTGGCCGCGACCGGGTGGACGTGGTGTTCCTCGATTTGCGCCTGCCCGACGGCTATGGCCTGGACCTGATGGAGGAGATCAAGGCTGCGCCGGAGTGCCCGGAAGTCATCATCATCACCGGCCAGGAAGACCCGGAAGGGGCGGCGTTGGCCATCAAGTCCGGGGCCTGGGACTATATCCAAAAACCGCTGACCCCCAACCGCGTCACCCTGCCACTCACCCGCGCCCTGGAATACCGGGCGCAAAAGGCGGCCCGGCGGCCGCGGGCGGTGCTCAAGCGCGAGGCCATTGTCGGCGGCGGCCCGGCCATGGAAGCCTGCCTCGATCTGGTGGCCCAGGCGGCCGATTCCGACGCCTCGGTGCTCATTACCGGCGAGACCGGCACGGGCAAGGAACTCTTTGCCCGGGCCATACATGTCAACTCCGCCCGGTCCCACAGCAATTTCGTGGTGGTGGACTGCGCCGCCCTGCCCGAGACCCTGGTTGAGAGCGTGCTTTTCGGCCACGTCAAAGGGGCCTTTACCGGGGCCGACCGCGACCGCGACGGGCTGTTCAAGCTGGCCGACGGCGGCACCCTTTTTCTCGATGAAATCGGCGAACTCTCGCCCGGCATCCAGAAGACCTTTTTGCGCGTGCTCCAGGACGGCCGGTTCCGGCCGGTCGGGTCCAAGCACGAACTGTCCAGTGATTTCCGGCTGGTGGCCGCCACCAACCGCGATCTGTCGGTCATGGCCGGCATCGGCTCCTTCCGCGAGGATCTGCTCTACCGGCTGCGCACCATCGTCATCACCCTGCCTCCCCTGCGCGAGCGGCCCGAAGACATAAAGGCCCTGGCCAGCCACTATATGAACCGGCTGTGCGAACGCTACGGCCTGCCGACCAAGGGTTTTGCCGAGGAGTTCTTCCAGGCCCTGGCCGCCTATTCCTGGCCCGGCAACGTGCGCGATCTGTTTGGCACCATGGAGCGGGTGCTGCTCCAGTACCGAAACGAGCCGGTGCTCTATCCCAAGCATTTGCCCGACGAAATACGCCTTCAGGTCTTGCGGGCGGCCGGAGTGGGCGAGTCGCCCGAGGCGTTTGAACCCGGGTTGGTCGAAACGGGCGGCCGGAGCCTGGCTCCCTGGAAAGCCTACCGCCGGCAGGCCCTGGAAACCGTGGAGCGAGACTATCTGACCGATCTGTTGCGGGTTAGCCGGGGCAACGTCACCCGGGCTGCGGCCATAAGCGGCCTGTCGCCGTCGCGGCTCTACGATCTGTTTCGCAAGTACGGGCTGGCGACCCGGCCGTAA
- a CDS encoding elongation factor G, whose protein sequence is MSDNLASQRTYALIGHGGCGKTSVAEMLLFTTGAVARLGKIEEGTTALDYEPEEIKRRGSTQPGLATFQYNKNRHFLLDIPGDGSFNGDLPYLLRAVDGVVFVVDAVDGVKPLTKKLWGEVAKLGLPTIFFINKMDRDRADFDLALTGIREKLGAKTFIQNLPIGAKESFKGVVNVLEGKAYFFDDKGGVTEGPIPDDMADEVETLHETMIEEVCVSDEQLMERYLEGEAIPVEELLAAVHAATLSGALCPVCCGSALKGMAGDRLLAAIQNYLPGPLESAAGGKTIAIEGGELTASETGPVVAFVVKTLFDPFAGQLSIVRVLSGTVTTNLELFNPTTGSSERAGQILLPLGKEAAISKEPAGPGSVIALAKLKDTATGHTLCDPKKPVVVPAPVLPPPMISYALAPAEKGDEDKVFAAMSKLLDEDITLSITRDEETGDILISGMGQTHLETAVEKARRRYKVSPVLKAPKIPYRETVKGKVEVQGRHKKQTGGRGQFGDCWIRMEGLPRGSGYEFVDAIVGGAIPRQYIPAVDKGVQESSVRGFLAGYPLVDFRVTLYDGSFHTVDSSEMAFKIAGSVGFKAACEKLKISLLEPIVLVSVSCPDEYMGDIIGDLSSRRGKVLGSDSTGGITEIQAHVPMAEMQEYAKTLSSMTGGQGAFTMAFGHYEECPPPIAEKVVAEGKKKEE, encoded by the coding sequence ATGTCGGATAACCTCGCCAGCCAACGCACCTACGCCCTGATCGGCCACGGCGGATGCGGGAAGACCTCAGTGGCCGAAATGCTCCTGTTTACGACCGGAGCCGTGGCCCGCCTGGGCAAAATCGAAGAAGGCACCACCGCGCTTGATTACGAGCCTGAGGAAATCAAGCGCCGGGGCAGCACCCAGCCCGGCCTGGCCACCTTCCAGTACAACAAAAATCGGCATTTTCTTCTGGACATCCCCGGCGACGGCAGCTTCAACGGGGATCTGCCCTATCTGCTGCGGGCCGTGGACGGCGTGGTCTTTGTGGTCGACGCCGTGGACGGCGTCAAGCCGCTGACCAAAAAGCTCTGGGGCGAAGTGGCCAAGCTCGGCCTGCCCACCATCTTTTTTATCAATAAAATGGACCGCGACCGGGCCGATTTCGACCTGGCCTTGACCGGCATCCGGGAAAAGCTCGGGGCCAAGACCTTTATTCAGAATCTGCCCATCGGCGCGAAAGAGTCCTTCAAGGGCGTGGTCAACGTCCTGGAAGGCAAGGCCTATTTCTTCGACGACAAGGGCGGCGTGACCGAAGGTCCCATCCCTGACGATATGGCCGACGAGGTCGAGACCCTGCATGAGACCATGATCGAGGAAGTGTGCGTTTCCGATGAACAGCTCATGGAACGCTACCTCGAAGGCGAGGCGATTCCCGTTGAGGAGCTGCTGGCCGCCGTGCATGCGGCCACGCTGTCCGGGGCGCTTTGCCCGGTGTGCTGCGGTTCGGCGCTCAAGGGCATGGCCGGCGACCGCCTGCTGGCCGCCATCCAGAACTATCTGCCCGGCCCCCTGGAATCGGCCGCCGGCGGCAAGACCATCGCCATCGAAGGCGGGGAACTGACCGCCTCCGAGACCGGCCCGGTGGTCGCCTTTGTGGTCAAGACGCTCTTTGATCCCTTTGCCGGCCAACTCTCCATCGTGCGCGTGCTGTCCGGCACCGTGACCACCAACCTGGAATTGTTCAATCCGACCACCGGTTCGTCCGAACGCGCCGGCCAGATCCTTTTGCCGCTCGGCAAGGAGGCGGCCATCTCCAAGGAACCGGCCGGCCCGGGTTCGGTCATTGCCCTGGCCAAGCTCAAGGACACCGCCACCGGCCACACCCTGTGCGACCCCAAAAAACCGGTGGTCGTCCCGGCCCCGGTGCTGCCGCCGCCCATGATCTCCTACGCCCTGGCCCCGGCCGAGAAGGGGGATGAGGACAAGGTCTTTGCGGCCATGTCCAAGCTCCTGGACGAGGACATCACCTTGTCGATCACCCGCGACGAGGAAACCGGCGACATCCTTATTTCCGGCATGGGCCAGACCCACCTGGAGACGGCGGTGGAAAAAGCCCGGCGGCGCTACAAGGTGTCGCCGGTGCTCAAGGCCCCGAAAATCCCCTACCGCGAGACGGTCAAGGGCAAGGTCGAGGTCCAGGGCCGCCACAAGAAGCAGACCGGCGGCCGCGGCCAGTTCGGCGACTGCTGGATTCGCATGGAAGGGTTGCCGCGCGGCTCCGGTTACGAGTTCGTGGACGCCATTGTCGGCGGGGCCATTCCGCGCCAGTACATCCCGGCCGTGGACAAGGGCGTGCAGGAATCCTCGGTGCGCGGCTTCCTGGCCGGCTATCCCCTGGTCGATTTCCGGGTCACGCTCTACGACGGGTCGTTTCACACCGTCGATTCCTCGGAAATGGCCTTCAAGATCGCCGGGTCCGTCGGCTTCAAGGCGGCCTGCGAGAAGCTCAAGATTTCCCTGCTCGAACCCATCGTGCTGGTGTCGGTGAGCTGCCCGGACGAATACATGGGCGACATCATCGGCGACCTGTCCAGCCGGCGCGGCAAGGTGCTGGGGTCGGATTCGACCGGCGGCATCACGGAGATCCAGGCCCATGTGCCCATGGCCGAGATGCAGGAATACGCCAAGACCCTCAGTTCCATGACCGGCGGCCAGGGAGCCTTTACCATGGCCTTTGGCCACTACGAGGAATGCCCGCCGCCCATTGCCGAAAAGGTCGTGGCCGAAGGGAAGAAAAAGGAAGAGTAG
- a CDS encoding chromosome partitioning protein ParB, with protein sequence MESRTLRENRKKNDTVQPLFLHPRDLDIAAPHLFWAAPPDESLLTSLATLGQTTPALVVETGGRPILAAGSRRAAALRERRGSVLSALAVSLDGPQDPDGPEAADGQDAAISPAVRLGLLYLASNLGRTVTDAMAVAAGRYFAAQGPIDDALRLAGPYLFAPDDRRGRLLAQWLTLPPALDALLASGHVPLGSAGLLAALPGETLDALMPLLAAVRWSRGSLSGALTWIAEAARLAGCPAGVLLARSGATDLLGRGLSPNDLTAGVLAALRRLRYPLLTTLEARFAALSRELARGSRVKVKPSQGFESDAVTLEISVKNPAELAKAAADMAAMAFSPVLPRLLTVAHEDEPDDGPDGGAGA encoded by the coding sequence TTGGAATCACGAACTCTCCGGGAAAACCGTAAGAAAAACGACACCGTGCAGCCACTCTTTCTCCACCCGCGCGATCTCGACATCGCCGCCCCCCACCTGTTTTGGGCCGCTCCCCCGGACGAATCCCTGCTTACGTCCCTGGCCACTCTGGGCCAGACCACCCCGGCCCTGGTGGTGGAAACGGGCGGCCGGCCCATCCTGGCCGCCGGGTCGCGCCGGGCCGCCGCCTTGCGGGAACGCCGGGGGAGCGTCCTTAGCGCCCTGGCCGTTTCCCTGGACGGGCCGCAGGACCCAGACGGGCCAGAGGCGGCAGACGGCCAGGACGCGGCCATCAGCCCGGCCGTGCGCCTGGGCCTTTTGTACCTGGCCTCCAACCTCGGCCGGACCGTCACCGACGCCATGGCCGTGGCCGCCGGGCGCTATTTCGCGGCCCAGGGTCCCATCGACGACGCCCTGCGCCTGGCCGGGCCGTATCTCTTTGCCCCGGACGACCGCCGGGGCCGGCTGCTGGCCCAGTGGCTGACCCTGCCGCCGGCCCTGGACGCCCTGCTCGCCTCGGGCCATGTGCCGCTCGGGTCGGCCGGGCTGCTGGCCGCCCTGCCGGGCGAGACGCTTGACGCCCTCATGCCGCTGCTCGCAGCCGTGCGCTGGTCCCGAGGCAGCCTTTCCGGGGCGCTCACCTGGATTGCCGAGGCGGCGCGGCTGGCCGGCTGCCCGGCCGGCGTCCTGTTGGCCCGGTCCGGCGCAACCGATCTCCTTGGCCGGGGACTGTCGCCCAATGACCTGACGGCCGGGGTCCTGGCCGCCCTGCGGCGGCTGCGCTATCCCCTGCTCACCACCCTGGAGGCCCGGTTTGCCGCGCTTTCCCGGGAACTGGCCCGGGGCAGCCGGGTCAAGGTCAAGCCGAGCCAGGGTTTTGAGTCCGACGCCGTGACCCTGGAGATCTCGGTCAAAAATCCGGCCGAGCTGGCCAAGGCCGCCGCCGATATGGCGGCCATGGCTTTTTCGCCTGTCTTGCCGCGGCTGTTGACCGTTGCCCACGAGGATGAGCCAGACGATGGGCCAGACGGCGGAGCCGGGGCGTGA
- a CDS encoding DUF3859 domain-containing protein: MKRLLAILPILCLLLASCSSTMNFFGLGGGEPKPQEPTIVMVDFGIYENGALALSTTSVPRKLGSTFGMRFRTLKPEGGSSKVKIVTASPGLIDPSKNAVVFTTESVETIVTGKEYHCTFTFQKEWEMASGDWTLTAIAEDGTQVKKTFQVFNPQP, encoded by the coding sequence GTGAAACGTCTGCTTGCGATTCTGCCGATTCTGTGTCTGTTGCTTGCTTCCTGCTCCTCGACCATGAATTTCTTCGGGTTGGGCGGCGGCGAACCCAAACCCCAGGAGCCGACCATCGTTATGGTGGATTTCGGCATCTATGAAAACGGAGCGCTGGCGCTTTCCACCACCAGTGTCCCGCGCAAGCTCGGCTCCACCTTCGGCATGCGGTTTCGCACGCTCAAGCCCGAAGGCGGCTCCTCCAAGGTCAAAATCGTCACCGCCAGCCCGGGCCTGATCGATCCGAGCAAAAACGCCGTGGTCTTTACCACCGAGTCGGTGGAGACGATTGTCACGGGCAAGGAATACCACTGCACGTTCACCTTCCAGAAGGAATGGGAAATGGCCTCGGGCGACTGGACGCTCACAGCCATTGCCGAAGACGGCACGCAGGTCAAAAAGACCTTCCAGGTCTTCAACCCGCAGCCGTAA
- a CDS encoding DUF4276 family protein — translation MRELVFLLEEESAKGMLEGLLPRIVPPGIVCRCIPFEGKQDLKRQLVRKIKYYQNRDAFFVVMRDRDSHPDCIALKAEFKSLCSEAGKPDALIRIACCELESFYLADLQAVEKGLGLTGLVRLQGKAKFRAPDTILSPSKELDVLTGGRYQKVGGSRAIGLLLDPENTRSTSFKHLVSGIRRVVDFLS, via the coding sequence ATGAGGGAATTGGTCTTTTTGTTAGAAGAGGAATCCGCCAAGGGAATGCTGGAAGGCTTGCTTCCAAGGATAGTGCCTCCTGGAATTGTCTGCAGGTGCATCCCTTTTGAGGGGAAACAAGACCTGAAACGTCAACTCGTCAGAAAGATAAAATACTATCAGAATAGGGATGCTTTTTTTGTCGTTATGCGAGACCGTGATTCGCATCCTGATTGTATTGCTCTGAAAGCTGAATTCAAAAGCCTCTGTTCAGAGGCAGGAAAGCCTGATGCCCTTATTCGAATTGCTTGCTGCGAACTCGAGAGTTTTTATCTTGCTGATTTACAAGCCGTTGAAAAGGGGCTTGGGCTGACTGGACTCGTTCGTCTGCAGGGAAAGGCAAAATTCCGTGCGCCTGATACCATCTTATCGCCATCAAAAGAATTGGATGTACTAACAGGCGGTCGGTATCAAAAGGTTGGAGGATCAAGAGCTATTGGACTTTTGCTCGATCCTGAAAACACCCGGTCGACAAGTTTTAAGCATTTAGTTTCAGGCATCCGGCGAGTGGTTGACTTCCTTTCATAA
- a CDS encoding spore photoproduct lyase family protein yields the protein MSAPLWDITALAVDAAVADTAMAARAKAALPAARVTTLAPGDALPLAPAGGRALHIKAHLGRFLRPCPATRHYRCCGYQIIHIGENCPMDCSYCILRAYFRDRTLTAFANTGAMFAELAGTFGRDPSRVFRVGTGQFADSMALEPITGHTRELLGFLADYDNVSLELKSKTADLSWMAASPRPNRVLPSWSLNAPAIVAGEERDTAPLEARLAAARACAREGFRVCLHFDPICHFAGWEREYGHIIDMIFDYLSPQQIAYMSLGSFRCLPELPGRLVAEGRALPDYMLGEFAVGADGKKRLLRPLRVRQFRFMAARLAGHGFSRGLYFCMESDEVWRAVFGRTPRDLGGLAAYLLDCARNPGG from the coding sequence GTGAGCGCGCCCCTGTGGGACATCACCGCCCTGGCCGTGGACGCGGCCGTGGCCGACACGGCCATGGCCGCCCGGGCCAAGGCCGCCCTGCCGGCGGCCCGGGTGACGACCCTGGCCCCGGGCGACGCCCTGCCCCTGGCCCCGGCTGGCGGCCGGGCGCTCCACATCAAGGCCCACCTGGGCCGGTTTTTGCGCCCCTGCCCGGCCACCCGGCACTACCGCTGCTGCGGCTACCAGATCATCCACATCGGCGAAAACTGCCCCATGGACTGCTCCTATTGCATCCTGCGGGCCTATTTCCGCGACCGCACCCTGACCGCCTTTGCCAATACCGGGGCCATGTTCGCCGAGCTGGCCGGGACTTTTGGCCGCGACCCCAGCCGGGTCTTCCGGGTGGGCACCGGCCAGTTTGCCGATTCCATGGCCCTGGAGCCGATCACCGGCCACACCCGGGAGCTGCTCGGCTTTTTGGCCGACTACGACAACGTCAGCCTGGAACTCAAATCCAAGACCGCCGACCTCTCCTGGATGGCGGCCAGCCCCCGGCCAAACCGGGTGCTGCCGTCGTGGTCGCTCAATGCCCCGGCCATCGTGGCCGGGGAGGAGCGCGACACCGCCCCCCTGGAAGCCCGGCTGGCCGCGGCCCGCGCCTGCGCCCGGGAGGGCTTCCGGGTGTGCCTGCATTTCGACCCCATCTGCCATTTTGCCGGCTGGGAGCGGGAGTACGGCCACATCATCGACATGATTTTCGACTATCTTTCCCCGCAGCAAATCGCCTATATGAGTCTGGGTTCGTTTCGCTGCCTGCCGGAACTGCCCGGGCGGCTTGTGGCCGAGGGCCGGGCACTGCCGGACTACATGCTCGGGGAATTCGCCGTGGGGGCTGACGGCAAAAAGCGGCTCTTGCGGCCGCTTCGGGTGCGACAATTCCGGTTTATGGCCGCCCGGCTGGCCGGTCATGGCTTTTCGCGGGGCCTGTATTTTTGTATGGAGTCGGACGAGGTGTGGCGGGCGGTTTTCGGCCGCACCCCCAGGGACCTGGGCGGACTGGCCGCCTATCTGCTGGACTGCGCCCGAAATCCCGGAGGTTAG
- the cgtA gene encoding Obg family GTPase CgtA has translation MRFVDEAWIVVRSGKGGRGAVSFRREKFIPRGGPDGGDGGDGGDLIFRANPDLVTLYDLRLKRIYEAKNGQGGMGRQKCGKAAEDLYIDVPVGTELYELPPLGSDGPARVADIAAAESAGLEAVLAGDDDADGAELADEADLPDDGELADEADLAEDAELADEADPEAEETDPEADAAAEAALLEAASKAAPQQLRLLADLVEPGQTFVACHGGRGGKGNLHFASSTMRTPRFAQPGEPGEERRVRLVLKVLADVGIIGLPNAGKSTFIAAVSRAKPKIAPYPFTTLTPNLGVIDHDDGVRRLVLADIPGLIEGAHLGQGLGHRFLRHVERTRVLLHLVSAEDASPEGIFEAFDVVDEELRQFDPALALRPQIRVINKIDLLSPEELAERRAVAAASGQKVYFMSALTGLGVPAVLRAIWKASTPEVKVEAPVESWPDAGPDGGPGAGQDPA, from the coding sequence ATGCGTTTTGTTGATGAAGCGTGGATTGTCGTCCGCTCTGGCAAGGGCGGGCGTGGCGCGGTGTCGTTTCGACGCGAAAAGTTCATCCCCCGGGGCGGCCCGGACGGCGGCGACGGCGGCGACGGCGGCGACCTTATCTTTCGGGCCAATCCCGATCTGGTGACCCTGTACGACCTGCGCCTCAAACGGATTTACGAGGCCAAAAACGGCCAGGGCGGCATGGGCCGCCAGAAATGCGGCAAGGCGGCCGAGGACTTGTATATCGACGTGCCGGTGGGCACCGAGCTCTACGAGCTGCCGCCCCTGGGCAGCGATGGGCCGGCCCGGGTCGCCGATATTGCCGCGGCCGAGTCGGCCGGCCTGGAAGCGGTCCTGGCCGGGGACGACGACGCGGACGGGGCGGAACTGGCTGACGAGGCCGATCTCCCTGACGACGGAGAGCTGGCGGATGAGGCCGATCTGGCGGAAGATGCCGAGCTGGCGGACGAGGCCGACCCTGAGGCCGAGGAGACCGACCCCGAAGCCGATGCCGCCGCCGAGGCGGCGCTGCTGGAAGCGGCTTCCAAGGCGGCCCCGCAGCAGCTGAGGCTCCTGGCCGATCTGGTCGAGCCGGGCCAGACCTTCGTGGCCTGCCACGGCGGGCGCGGCGGCAAGGGTAATCTGCACTTTGCCTCGTCCACCATGCGCACCCCGCGCTTTGCCCAGCCCGGCGAACCCGGCGAGGAACGCCGCGTGCGTCTGGTCCTCAAGGTCTTGGCCGACGTCGGCATCATCGGTCTGCCCAATGCCGGCAAATCGACGTTTATTGCCGCCGTGTCCCGGGCCAAGCCGAAAATCGCGCCCTATCCCTTCACCACGCTCACCCCCAACCTGGGCGTCATCGACCACGACGACGGCGTGCGGCGGCTGGTCCTGGCCGACATTCCGGGCCTGATCGAAGGGGCGCACCTGGGCCAGGGCCTGGGGCACCGCTTTTTGCGCCACGTCGAGCGAACCCGGGTGCTGCTCCATCTGGTCTCGGCCGAAGACGCCTCGCCCGAGGGCATTTTCGAGGCCTTTGACGTGGTGGACGAGGAACTGCGCCAGTTTGATCCGGCCCTGGCCCTGCGGCCGCAGATCCGCGTGATCAACAAGATCGACCTGCTTTCGCCCGAAGAACTGGCCGAACGCCGGGCTGTTGCCGCTGCTTCGGGCCAGAAGGTGTACTTCATGTCGGCCCTGACCGGACTTGGCGTTCCTGCCGTGCTGCGGGCCATCTGGAAAGCGTCCACGCCTGAAGTCAAGGTCGAGGCCCCGGTCGAGAGCTGGCCCGATGCCGGCCCGGACGGCGGGCCTGGCGCAGGCCAGGACCCGGCCTGA
- a CDS encoding bestrophin-like domain: MYSDLRYLGIVIIAVAAAFLLLGVVRRRAACSLSLEQRNLFGTNFGYFTTLYTFFLGFAVVSLWQTYNGADSAITNETDLLVVEYRLSLSLPGTQALRQSLLRYVEAVQDPGWNHMRDGEPTDGAGALYDAVWNEMGRVEPPADSHGHAIYALMLSRMIDLNKLRHERLLLIDGSLYTPIWIIIYMGVAFTIGGFYFIETGHRPADRYFMVMLLAMVIGNIFLLYELDTPFSGVICLDPDKFGQAAQAMQALGGL, from the coding sequence ATGTACAGCGATCTGCGCTATCTGGGAATTGTCATCATCGCGGTGGCGGCAGCCTTTCTGCTGCTGGGCGTCGTCCGGCGGCGGGCGGCCTGTTCGCTCAGCCTGGAACAGCGCAACCTGTTCGGCACCAATTTCGGCTATTTCACCACCCTCTACACCTTTTTTCTGGGCTTTGCCGTGGTGTCGCTGTGGCAGACCTACAACGGCGCGGATTCGGCCATTACCAACGAAACCGACCTGCTCGTGGTGGAGTACCGCCTGTCCCTGTCTTTGCCGGGAACCCAGGCCCTGCGCCAGTCGCTGCTGCGTTATGTCGAGGCGGTGCAGGACCCGGGCTGGAACCACATGCGCGACGGCGAACCGACTGACGGGGCCGGGGCGCTCTATGACGCCGTCTGGAACGAGATGGGCCGCGTCGAGCCCCCGGCCGACAGCCACGGCCACGCCATCTACGCCTTGATGCTGTCCCGCATGATCGACCTCAACAAACTGCGCCACGAGCGTTTGCTGCTCATTGACGGCAGTCTCTATACGCCCATCTGGATCATCATCTACATGGGCGTGGCCTTTACCATCGGCGGCTTTTATTTCATTGAGACCGGGCACCGGCCGGCGGACCGCTATTTCATGGTCATGCTGCTGGCCATGGTCATCGGCAACATCTTTTTGCTCTACGAGTTGGACACCCCGTTTTCCGGGGTCATCTGTCTGGACCCGGATAAATTCGGTCAGGCCGCCCAGGCCATGCAGGCCCTGGGCGGATTGTGA
- a CDS encoding LysR family transcriptional regulator: MEYYHLRTFVAVAEEEHLTRAAERLNASLPAVSAHIRGLEDELGVALFSRTPKGMRLTAEGRALLGEARAALSSVEAVRQRAGALRQDVVGVVRIGLNNEAVRMRVPELLTVMTRRHPGVELHLVNSSSPRILDNMRLGKLDIGFVYDNIIEPGHDMVAVPLEEVPMAVVGPTSWAERVCEAGWDELAGLPWVWFSDRCPFQYLLEASFSCRGLPLNKVMVGDNDATLRTLVAAGVGLTLLRRDDALDARAAGEVCLWREAGMTLGLALVYRRERAADRLIAAVSSAVAEVWGLPNRQR, translated from the coding sequence GTGGAATACTATCACCTGCGCACGTTTGTGGCTGTGGCCGAGGAGGAGCACCTGACGCGGGCGGCCGAGCGCTTGAACGCCAGCCTGCCGGCGGTCAGCGCCCATATCCGCGGCCTGGAAGACGAGCTTGGGGTGGCCCTTTTTTCGCGCACGCCCAAGGGAATGCGGCTGACCGCCGAAGGCCGGGCGCTTCTCGGCGAGGCCCGGGCGGCCCTTTCGAGCGTCGAGGCCGTGCGGCAGCGGGCCGGGGCGTTGCGCCAGGACGTCGTCGGCGTGGTCCGTATCGGCCTCAACAACGAAGCCGTCCGGATGCGTGTGCCCGAGCTCTTGACCGTCATGACCCGGCGGCATCCCGGGGTGGAGCTGCATCTGGTCAATTCCAGTTCGCCGCGAATCCTCGACAATATGCGCCTGGGCAAGCTCGATATCGGGTTTGTCTACGACAACATCATCGAGCCGGGCCATGACATGGTGGCCGTGCCCCTGGAAGAGGTGCCCATGGCCGTGGTCGGGCCGACCTCCTGGGCCGAGCGGGTGTGCGAGGCCGGCTGGGACGAACTGGCCGGGCTGCCCTGGGTCTGGTTTTCCGATCGCTGCCCGTTCCAGTATCTGCTTGAAGCGTCGTTTTCCTGCCGCGGCCTGCCGCTCAATAAGGTCATGGTGGGCGACAACGACGCCACGCTGCGAACACTCGTGGCGGCCGGGGTGGGGCTGACCCTCTTGCGCCGCGACGATGCCCTGGATGCCCGGGCGGCCGGCGAGGTCTGCCTGTGGCGCGAAGCGGGAATGACGCTTGGACTCGCGCTGGTCTACCGTCGGGAGAGGGCGGCGGATCGGCTTATTGCGGCCGTGTCGTCGGCCGTGGCCGAGGTCTGGGGACTCCCAAACCGGCAGCGGTGA